Proteins encoded together in one Chelonoidis abingdonii isolate Lonesome George chromosome 1, CheloAbing_2.0, whole genome shotgun sequence window:
- the LOC116832226 gene encoding ecto-ADP-ribosyltransferase 5-like isoform X3 gives MMKPLLIPLTYFCLQNWLGIPQAKCQVELSMMDDAFDDQYIGCDEEMDGIAPELLEKEKSMSSVFSRVWENSGKKWELVKKKISLPRGFKDEHGRAIIAYTDNDFHSELNAAVREAGTSRAHYMASFQFKAFHYYLTRASQLLQWRCDVMYKRMVYRGVSVSFQHMGSGHIRFGYFASSSFDIGVAKRFGTATLFIIHTCFGVEIRAFSCIKEEEEVLIPVHEIFNMARGQRSNRFVLRSTNQTCSHFNCAYLGGEKNQICIDNSATRGGLAFPGVLSHLLFGGSIILVHVAAMKLFAGFSIVLFVLLTFSL, from the exons GCAAAATGCCAGGTGGAGCTGAGCATGATGGATGACGCTTTTGATGACCAATATATAGGATGTGATGAAGAAATGGATGGAATTGCACCTGAACTGCTAGAGAAAGAAAAGTCCAtgtcctcagtgtttagcagagTGTGGGAAAACTCAGGAAAAAAATGGGAacttgtaaagaaaaagatttctcTGCCCAGAGGCTTTAAAGATGAGCATGGAAGAGCCATAATAGCCTATACTGATAATGACTTTCACAGTGAGTTGAATGCAGCAGTGAGAGAGGCTGGGACATCTCGAGCTCATTACATGGCCAGTTTCCAGTTCAAAGCCTTTCATTATTACTTGACAAGAGCTTCACAGCTCTTACAATGGAGATGTGATGTGATGTACAAAAGGATGGTGTACCGGGGGGTTTCTGTCAGTTTTCAGCACATGGGATCAGGTCACATCAGGTTTGGATACTTTGCCTCTTCATCTTTTGATATAGGAGTAGCTAAGAGATTTGGCACAGCCACATTGTTCATCATCCACACATGCTTTGGTGTTGAGATCAGGGCCTTCTCATGCattaaggaggaggaagaagtttTAATCCCAGTCCATGAGATATTCAACATGGCCCGAGGACAAAGGAGTAACCGCTTTGTCCTCCGGAGCACAAACCAGACCTGCAGCCATTTTAACTGCGCGTACCTGGGTG GAGAGAAGAACCAAATATGTATTGACAACTCCG CCACCAGAGGCGGCCTGGCCTTCCCCGGTGTTCTGAGCCATTTACTGTTTGGAGGATCCATCATCCTGGTCCATGTTGCTGCTATGAAGCTGTTTGCTGGTTTCTCAATTGTCCTATTTGTGTTACtcactttttctctctaa
- the LOC116832226 gene encoding ecto-ADP-ribosyltransferase 5-like isoform X2: MMKPLLIPLTYFCLQNWLGIPQAKCQVELSMMDDAFDDQYIGCDEEMDGIAPELLEKEKSMSSVFSRVWENSGKKWELVKKKISLPRGFKDEHGRAIIAYTDNDFHSELNAAVREAGTSRAHYMASFQFKAFHYYLTRASQLLQWRCDVMYKRMVYRGVSVSFQHMGSGHIRFGYFASSSFDIGVAKRFGTATLFIIHTCFGVEIRAFSCIKEEEEVLIPVHEIFNMARGQRSNRFVLRSTNQTCSHFNCAYLGGEKNQICIDNSGKKETFCFHCFDNNLPSVLKCRAESNPTRQTCHMQGNNLRKKWDELHVLSIYPCSRSKLMTSI, encoded by the exons GCAAAATGCCAGGTGGAGCTGAGCATGATGGATGACGCTTTTGATGACCAATATATAGGATGTGATGAAGAAATGGATGGAATTGCACCTGAACTGCTAGAGAAAGAAAAGTCCAtgtcctcagtgtttagcagagTGTGGGAAAACTCAGGAAAAAAATGGGAacttgtaaagaaaaagatttctcTGCCCAGAGGCTTTAAAGATGAGCATGGAAGAGCCATAATAGCCTATACTGATAATGACTTTCACAGTGAGTTGAATGCAGCAGTGAGAGAGGCTGGGACATCTCGAGCTCATTACATGGCCAGTTTCCAGTTCAAAGCCTTTCATTATTACTTGACAAGAGCTTCACAGCTCTTACAATGGAGATGTGATGTGATGTACAAAAGGATGGTGTACCGGGGGGTTTCTGTCAGTTTTCAGCACATGGGATCAGGTCACATCAGGTTTGGATACTTTGCCTCTTCATCTTTTGATATAGGAGTAGCTAAGAGATTTGGCACAGCCACATTGTTCATCATCCACACATGCTTTGGTGTTGAGATCAGGGCCTTCTCATGCattaaggaggaggaagaagtttTAATCCCAGTCCATGAGATATTCAACATGGCCCGAGGACAAAGGAGTAACCGCTTTGTCCTCCGGAGCACAAACCAGACCTGCAGCCATTTTAACTGCGCGTACCTGGGTG GAGAGAAGAACCAAATATGTATTGACAACTCCGGtaagaaagaaacattttgttttcattgttttgaCAATAACTTGCCCTCTGTATTGAAATGCAGAGCAGAGAGCAACCCCACCAGGCAAACATGTCATATGCAGGGAAACAACTTGAGAAAAAAGTGGGATGAACTGCATGTTCTGTCTATTTATCCATGTTCTCGTAGCAAGCTCATGACTAGTATCTGA
- the LOC116832226 gene encoding ecto-ADP-ribosyltransferase 5-like isoform X1 — translation MMKPLLIPLTYFCLQNWLGIPQAKCQVELSMMDDAFDDQYIGCDEEMDGIAPELLEKEKSMSSVFSRVWENSGKKWELVKKKISLPRGFKDEHGRAIIAYTDNDFHSELNAAVREAGTSRAHYMASFQFKAFHYYLTRASQLLQWRCDVMYKRMVYRGVSVSFQHMGSGHIRFGYFASSSFDIGVAKRFGTATLFIIHTCFGVEIRAFSCIKEEEEVLIPVHEIFNMARGQRSNRFVLRSTNQTCSHFNCAYLGGEYWAEHKKYLCGAICCGDFENPTSGRADERDADMGTCHQGWGRQAATTLAAREGLGWGGWTLGSTRSLRKEKVPRHP, via the coding sequence GCAAAATGCCAGGTGGAGCTGAGCATGATGGATGACGCTTTTGATGACCAATATATAGGATGTGATGAAGAAATGGATGGAATTGCACCTGAACTGCTAGAGAAAGAAAAGTCCAtgtcctcagtgtttagcagagTGTGGGAAAACTCAGGAAAAAAATGGGAacttgtaaagaaaaagatttctcTGCCCAGAGGCTTTAAAGATGAGCATGGAAGAGCCATAATAGCCTATACTGATAATGACTTTCACAGTGAGTTGAATGCAGCAGTGAGAGAGGCTGGGACATCTCGAGCTCATTACATGGCCAGTTTCCAGTTCAAAGCCTTTCATTATTACTTGACAAGAGCTTCACAGCTCTTACAATGGAGATGTGATGTGATGTACAAAAGGATGGTGTACCGGGGGGTTTCTGTCAGTTTTCAGCACATGGGATCAGGTCACATCAGGTTTGGATACTTTGCCTCTTCATCTTTTGATATAGGAGTAGCTAAGAGATTTGGCACAGCCACATTGTTCATCATCCACACATGCTTTGGTGTTGAGATCAGGGCCTTCTCATGCattaaggaggaggaagaagtttTAATCCCAGTCCATGAGATATTCAACATGGCCCGAGGACAAAGGAGTAACCGCTTTGTCCTCCGGAGCACAAACCAGACCTGCAGCCATTTTAACTGCGCGTACCTGGGTGGTGAGTACTGGGCTGAACACAAGAAATATTTGTGTGGGGCTATTTGCTGTGGAGACTTTGAAAACCCCACTTCAGGGAGAGCTGATGAGAGGGATGCTGACATGGGGACTTGccatcagggctgggggagacagGCTGCCACGACTCTTGCTGCTAGAGAGGGCTTGGGCTGGGGTGGGTGGACACTGGGTTCCACTCGCTCACTGAGGAAAGAGAAGGTGCCTAGACACCCATGA